The following proteins are co-located in the Nymphalis io chromosome 27, ilAglIoxx1.1, whole genome shotgun sequence genome:
- the LOC126778812 gene encoding cullin-2: MMSLKPRNVDFQETWANLKETVAGVVALRAVERAVWNTRFSDVYALCVAHPEPLADRLYDETKNFLEEHVGGLLQRVKGSSELESSDYNDGLLTRYVTAWHEFSQGVAYLNSLYSYLNLQHVKRQKVSDAEIIYGSAATVSCPEHDTRQLEVGELGLLTWERVLVRPLSGALSSRLVAALSAARDSAPDPAAADALRSAIHSAVHVQAFRVRAPLSLYQQLVLEPFLAAATTYHSRRAARLLAEGDVSHFMKHVLDGLEREVSLAQRFLHASSLESVRACYERACVAAHLPALHADVERLLREASAGGAGGAGGAGGAGGAAARRDDVRRMYALLRPLGPAALRPLVDAAHQQAVRDGLALLDADHPRDEAHAHFVQAMLSLHSKYSALYADVFGGAQPFVGALDKACSAVVNRRRAGETCARAPELVARYCDALLRRRGAEADADEKLSAAIVVFKYVDDKDVFQKHYARALARRLIHQLSASMEQEEAMINRLKAACGYEFTNKLHRMFTDVAVSADLNAKFQQYLRDNNLSTNTGFFIQVLQAGAWPLGGAMAPLAPPAQLERPARLFEAFYRASFSGRRLAWLHHLCTGELRTRYTARVYHVSASTPQCALLLLFEEADELSAREARDALQLAGDAWARHVRPLLDAGLLAGDADGTLRLNLAFACKRTRLRLTCAAAPPGQGGGNGSGSGSGGSESTHCDDDRKMYLQAALVRIMKQRKVLRHTELIQEVVSQARGSFAPSVAMIKKCIEALIDKQYLERAPGTLDTYSYLA; encoded by the exons ATGATGTCTCTAAAGCCTAGGAATGTGGACTTTCAGGAGACTTGGGCTAACCTTAAGGAAACT GTGGCGGGAGTTGTAGCTCTCCGTGCAGTAGAACGGGCTGTGTGGAACACTCGTTTTTCTGACGTTTATGCACTCTGTGTTGCTCACCCAGAACCACTTGCAGACCGACTTTATGATGAGACAAA aaacttCTTGGAGGAACATGTTGGTGGCCTTCTCCAAAGGGTCAAAGGATCATCAGAGCTTGAAAGCAGTGATTATAACGATGGACTTCTCACAAG ATACGTGACAGCATGGCACGAATTCAGTCAGGGCGTGGCGTACCTCAACTCACTCTACTCTTATCTCAACCTGCAGCATGTCAAGAGACAAAAG GTGTCAGACGCAGAGATAATATATGGCTCGGCTGCCACCGTCAGCTGTCCTGAACATGATACGAGACAGCTGGAG GTCGGCGAGCTGGGTCTGCTGACGTGGGAGCGCGTGCTGGTCCGGCCGCTGTCGGGGGCGCTCAGCTCCAGGCTGGTGGCGGCGCTCAGCGCGGCGCGGGACTCCGCCCCGGACCCCGCCGCCGCCGACGCGCTGCGCAGCGCCATACACAGCGCCGTGCACGTGCAG GCGTTTCGCGTGCGAGCTCCGCTTTCGCTATATCAGCAACTGGTGCTGGAGCCGTTTCTGGCGGCGGCGACCACCTACCACTCGCGTCGCGCCGCGAGACTCCTGGCCGAGGGGGACGTGTCGCACTTCATGAAACACGTTCTCGATG GTCTCGAGCGCGAGGTGTCGCTGGCGCAGCGCTTCCTGCACGCGTCGTCGCTGGAGAGCGTGCGCGCGTGCTACGAGCGCGCGTGCGTGGCGGCGCACCTGCCCGCGCTGCACGCCGACGTGGAGCGCCTGCTGCGCGAGGCcagcgcggggggcgcgggcggcgcggggggcgcgggcggcgcgggcggcgcggcggcgcggcgcgacGACGTGCGGCGCATGTACGCGCTGCTGCGGCCGCTCGGGCCCGCCGCGCTGCGCCCGCTCGTGGACGCCGCGCACCAGCAGGCCGTGCGCGACGGGCTGGCGCTGCTGGACGCCGACCACCCGCGCGACGAG GCGCACGCACACTTCGTACAGGCGATGCTGTCTCTGCACAGCAAGTATAGCGCGCTGTATGCCGACGTGTTCGGTGGAGCGCAGCCGTTCGTCGGCGCTCTCGACAAG GCGTGCAGCGCGGTGGTGAACCGGCGGCGAGCGGGGGAGACCTGCGCGCGCGCGCCCGAGCTGGTGGCGCGGTACTGCGACGCGCTGCTGCGCCGGCGGGGGGCGGAGGCCGACGCGGACGAAAAGCTGTCCGCCGCCATCGTCGTCTTCAAGTACGTCGACGACAAGGACGTCTTCCAGAAGCACTACGCGCGCGCACTCGCCAGAAGGCTCATCCACCAGCTCTCCGCCTCCATGGAACAG GAGGAGGCGATGATAAACCGTCTGAAAGCGGCCTGCGGGTACGAGTTCACGAACAAACTACACCGGATGTTCACCGACGTTGCCGTCTCAGCCGATCTGAATGCAAAGTTCCAGCAATACTTAAGAGATAATAATTTGAGTACAAACACAGGATTCTTCATACAG GTGCTGCAGGCCGGCGCGTGGCCGCTGGGCGGCGCCATGGCCCCGCTCGCCCCGCCCGCGCAGCTGGAGCGGCCGGCGCGCCTGTTCGAGGCGTTCTACCGCGCGTCGTTCAGCGGGCGGCGGCTGGCGTGGCTGCACCACCTGTGCACGGGCGAGCTGCGCACGCGCTACACGGCGCGCGTGTACCACGTGAGCGCCAGCACGCCGCAGTGCGCGCTGCTGCTGCTGTTCGAGGAGGCGGACGAGCTGAGCGCGCGGGAGGCGCGCGACGCGCTGCAGCTGGCGGGCGACGCGTGGGCGCGCCACGTGCGGCCGCTGCTGGACGCCGGCCTGCTGGCGGGCGACGCCGACGGCACGCTGCGCCTCAACCTGGCCTTCGCCTGCAAGCGCACGCGCCTGCGCCTCACGtgcgccgccgcgccgcccggaCAGG GGGGCGGCAACGGATCGGGATCGGGATCAGGGGGTTCGGAGTCGACGCACTGTGACGACGACCGCAAGATGTACCTCCAGGCTGCCCTGGTGCGCATCATGAAGCAGAGAAAG GTTCTCCGTCACACGGAACTAATACAGGAGGTAGTATCTCAAGCGAGGGGCTCATTCGCGCCGTCTGTAGCAATGATAAAGAAGTGTATCGAAGCATTAATAGACAAGCAATACCTGGAGCGGGCGCCGGGCACCCTCGACACGTACTCGTACCTCGCGTAG
- the LOC126778804 gene encoding coatomer subunit gamma-2-like, with the protein MSSFKRDKKEEEDTGGNPYSNLDKTIVLQEARYFNETPVNPRKCSHILSKILFLLNQGEKLTTQEATDAFFATTKLFQSKDVMLRRMVYLCIKELSKLAQDVIIVTSSLTKDMTGKEDMYRAAAIRALCSITDSTMIQAIERYMKQAIVDKNPAVSSAALVSALHLSSTAPDLVRRWANEAQEAINSDNAMVSYHALGILACTRKNDKLSTVKLVTRLAKSPLKSPYALCLLIRLAAQLVENDDSDASQPYIEFIECCLRHKSEMVIYEAAHAIVNLRKTARDLAPAVSVLQLFCGSSKAALRLAGARTLARLTTKHPTAVAACAVDLENLISDPNRSVATLAVTTLLATGAESSVDRLMKQISSFVSEISDEFKIVVVQAIRRLCQKFPRKHQSLAAFLAGMLRDEGGLEYKAAIADAIITLVEENPEAKETGLAHLCEFIEDCEHTTLAVRILHLLGREGPKSRQPSRYIRFIYNRVILESGPVRAAAVSAVAQFGAQRPELLPNIRVLLARCELDDEDEVRDRAIYYNAILDSGDQQLINDFIIDVPKPNPVLLEKALRDHIATNPDEPFDIMTVPMEEEKKEEKEDLAAIEVRKPKQMTLEEIYSEQLAQVPGIEKLGSIFKTNMPIELTEAETEYRVRLLKHVYVRHVVLQFECINTLNDQILEEVHVRLECPPEYEIKSILPCQKLVYNQPGSVFVVIEYPSSYIDSLGTFGATLEFVVRDCDPNTGLPDPGEGYADTYPLEEFYMGCSDQIRARGMGEDWETTWERAAGVPEISDTYALPDQDPTAAAKSVCEYLGLPKATIIGEAVKEIRGGGVFRGGAPFLVRARIASSNVGVTMLIAARSPREDVAQLLLAAVG; encoded by the exons ATGAGCTCTTTCAAACGTGAtaagaaagaagaagaagataccGGTGGTAATCCATATTCGAATCTGGATAAAACTATCGTATTGCAAGAGGCGCGTTATTTTAACGAAACCCCAGTCAATCCTCGAAAATGTTCAcatattttatcgaaaatccTCTTCTTGCTGAACCAGGGTGAGAAGTTAACTACACAGGAGGCTACGGACGCATTTTTTGCAACTACGAAGTTATTTCAATCGAAGGATGTTATGTTACGTCGAatggtatatttatgtataaaagagTTAAGTAAACTTGCTCAGGATGTAATCATCGTAACATCGTCTTTGACAAAAGATATGACTGGTAAGGAGGATATGTATCGGGCAGCAGCTATAAGGGCTCTATGCAGCATCACTGACAGTACCATGATACAGGCAATAGAAAGATATATGAAACAGGCTATTGTTGATAAGAACCCAGCAGTGAGCTCCGCGGCGTTGGTTTCCGCACTGCACTTGTCATCAACTGCACCAGATTTAGTGAGGCGATGGGCGAATGAAGCTCAG GAAGCAATCAACTCCGACAATGCAATGGTTTCCTATCACGCGCTGGGCATCTTGGCGTGTACTCGTAAGAACGACAAACTGTCTACCGTAAAATTGGTAACTCGCTTGGCCAAGTCACCTCTAAAATCGCCTTACGCGCTTTGCCTCTTGATCCGTTTAGCTGCTCAGCTAGTCGAGAATGATGACTCTGATGCGTCCCAACCCTACATTGAGTTTATTGAATGTTGCCTGCGTCATAAATCGGAAATGGTCATTTATGAAGCAGCCCATGCGATTGTCAATTTAAGAAAAACTGCCAGGGACTTGGCACCAGCTGTTTCAGTGTTACAACTATTCTGCGGATCATCCAAAGCTGCACTAAGGTTGGCTGGAGCGAGAACTTTGGCTAGATTGACTACTAAGCACCCAACAGCTGTGGCTGCGTGTGCTGTTGATCTAGAAAACCTAATATCTGATCCAAATCGGTCTGTAGCTACTTTGGCTGTAACAACTCTATTAGCTACTGGTGCAGAAAGTTCGGTTGATAGATTAATGAAGCAGATATCGAGTTTTGTGTCTGAAATATCAGATGAGTTTAAGATTGTTGTAGTCCAAGCGATACGTCGACTTTGCCAGAAGTTCCCGAGAAAACATCAGTCATTGGCCGCTTTCTTAGCTGGCATGCTCCGTGATGAAGGTGGTCTTGAATACAAAGCAGCGATAGCCGATGCTATCATAACTCTGGTTGAAGAGAACCCTGAAGCGAAAGAGACTGGACTGGCACATTTATGCGAATTTATTGAAGATTGCGAACACACGACTTTAGCCGTTCGTATTCTACATCTTTTGGGACGTGAAGGCCCCAAATCGCGTCAACCCTCGCGATACATACGTTTCATTTACAACAGAGTTATATTAGAATCTGGTCCAGTGAGAGCTGCTGCGGTTTCCGCTGTTGCACAGTTTGGAGCACAAAGACCAGAGTTGCTTCCAAATATAAGAGTTCTTCTTGCCAGATGTGAACTAGATGATGAAGATGAAGTCAGAGACCGCGCTATATACTACAACGCGATTCTGGACTCGGGTGATCAACAACTGataaacgatttcattatagATGTGCCTAAACCAAATCCAGTATTATTGGAAAAAGCGTTGCGAGACCATATCGCCACAAACCCAGATGAACCATTCGATATTATGACAGTTCCAATGGAAGAAGAAAAGAAGGAGGAGAAAGAAGACCTTGCAGCGATAGAAGTACGAAAACCGAAGCAGATGACTCTTGAGGAAATTTATTCAGAGCAATTGGCACAAGTGCCAGGCATCGAGAAACTTGGCTCGATCTTCAAAACCAATATGCCCATAGAACTGACAGAGGCCGAGACGGAATACAGGGTGCGTTTGCTGAAACATGTATATGTCCGGCACGTGGTATTACAGTTTGAATGCATCAATACGTTAAATGATCAGATTTTGGAGGAAGTTCATGTGAGATTGGAATGTCCCCCAGAATACGAAATAAAGTCTATTCTACCGTGTCAAAAACTTGTCTACAATCAACCGGGCAGTGTTTTCGTAGTAATTGAGTATCCTTCTTCTTATATAGACAGCTTAGGCACTTTCGGGGCAACACTAGAGTTTGTAGTACGTGATTGTGATCCTAACACAGGACTCCCTGATCCAGGAGAAGGTTATGCTGATACTTATCCCCTGGAAGAATTTTACATGGGCTGTTCAGATCAGATAAGGGCTAGAGGTATGGGTGAAGATTGGGAGACGACGTGGGAAAGGGCGGCAGGTGTACCAGAAATATCAGATACGTATGCGCTCCCAGATCAAGATCCCACTGCAGCAGCGAAATCCGTCTGCGAATATTTGGGTTTGCCAAAAGCTACTATTATTGGAGAGGCCGTTAAAGAAATTAGAGGGGGAGGTGTTTTCAGAGGCGGAGCGCCGTTTTTGGTAAGAGCTAGAATAGCTTCAAGTAATGTAGGTGTGACAATGCTGATTGCTGCTAGGTCGCCCCGAGAAGACGTCGCACAGCTCTTACTGGCTGCAGTCGGATAA